One genomic segment of Methylorubrum populi includes these proteins:
- the cyoA gene encoding ubiquinol oxidase subunit II encodes MTADRSPSARSGAGSARRILRGLVLLPLFGLLAGCNLVVMQPSGDIAVQQRNLVVASTGLMLLIIVPVIVLTLLFAWRYRASNTAARHDPDWDHSTALEVVIWTAPLLIIIALGALTWISTHTLDPFRPLARIEPGKPVAAEVKPLEVQVVALDWKWLFFYPEYNVATVNELAAPVNRPINFKITASSVMNAFYVPALAGMIYAMPGMQTQLHAVINRAGEYDGLSSHYSGSGFSRMTFKFHGLDGDGFDRWIAKAKQQGSDLSRDAYLELERPSERVPVTYYSSFSDGLFGRIVGMCVVPGKMCMHEMMAIDAKGGAGKESRENAERLSYDNRHTQRGDEAPGATTPASHRAPKSESPDAKDHEGSGQDHVAPDQTND; translated from the coding sequence ATGACCGCCGACCGTTCACCGAGCGCCCGTTCCGGGGCCGGCTCCGCGCGCCGGATCCTGCGGGGTCTCGTCCTGCTGCCCCTGTTCGGCCTGCTCGCCGGCTGCAACCTCGTGGTGATGCAGCCCTCCGGCGACATCGCCGTGCAGCAGCGCAACCTCGTCGTGGCGTCCACGGGCCTGATGCTGCTGATCATCGTGCCGGTGATCGTGCTGACCCTCCTGTTCGCGTGGCGCTACCGCGCCTCGAACACGGCCGCCCGCCACGACCCCGACTGGGACCACTCGACCGCGCTCGAAGTGGTGATCTGGACCGCGCCGCTGCTGATCATCATCGCGCTCGGCGCGCTCACCTGGATCAGCACCCACACCCTCGACCCGTTCCGGCCGCTCGCGCGCATCGAGCCCGGCAAGCCGGTGGCGGCGGAGGTGAAGCCGCTGGAGGTGCAGGTCGTCGCCCTCGATTGGAAGTGGCTGTTCTTCTATCCCGAGTACAACGTCGCGACCGTCAACGAGCTGGCCGCGCCGGTGAACCGGCCGATCAACTTCAAGATCACCGCCTCCTCGGTGATGAACGCCTTCTACGTCCCCGCGCTCGCCGGCATGATCTACGCCATGCCCGGCATGCAGACGCAGCTCCACGCGGTGATCAACCGGGCGGGCGAGTACGACGGCCTGTCCTCGCACTACAGCGGCAGCGGCTTCTCGCGCATGACGTTCAAGTTCCACGGGCTCGACGGCGACGGCTTCGACCGGTGGATCGCCAAAGCGAAGCAGCAGGGTTCGGACCTGAGCCGCGATGCCTATCTCGAGCTCGAGCGCCCGAGCGAGCGGGTGCCGGTGACCTACTATTCCTCGTTCAGCGACGGGCTCTTCGGCAGGATCGTCGGCATGTGCGTCGTTCCCGGCAAGATGTGCATGCACGAGATGATGGCCATCGACGCCAAGGGCGGCGCCGGCAAGGAGAGCCGGGAGAACGCCGAGCGGCTCAGTTACGACAACCGCCACACGCAGCGCGGCGACGAGGCACCGGGGGCGACGACGCCGGCCTCGCACCGCGCGCCCAAGAGCGAGTCGCCCGACGCCAAGGACCACGAGGGGAGCGGCCAGGACCACGTCGCTCCCGACCAGACCAACGACTGA
- a CDS encoding MFS transporter, with protein sequence MTTDHATAHSHPLERDAQAAMSHHDVHPNDIALGVVIGRASEYFDFFVFGIASVLVFPKVFFPFAEPLTGTLYAFAIFALAFVARPLGSIFFMWIHKRHGRGVKLTLALFLLGGSTAAISFLPSYDSIGAVAIELLAVLRVAQGFALGGAWDGMASLLALNAPRERRGWYAMIPQLGAPIGFMVASALFAFFVVNLTEADFTDWGWRFPFFCAFTINVVALFARLRLVATPEFTRLLDKGRLEPVGIVDLARHHALDVWIGAFVPLASFALFHLVTIFPIAWLALSSDRSAGDFLMVQFSGAMVCAGAVAASGLIADRIGRRNVLLVSAGLIAVFACGSILAPLIFGENAIGQTIYVNIGFMLLGLSYGQTAGAVTSRLGARYRYTGAALTSDLAWLFGAGFAPLVVLYLSTEYGLAMVGVYLLSGALATLLALALDRSEMRQM encoded by the coding sequence ATGACCACCGACCACGCCACGGCCCATTCCCATCCGCTGGAGCGCGATGCGCAGGCGGCGATGAGTCATCACGACGTCCACCCGAACGACATCGCGCTCGGCGTGGTGATCGGCCGGGCGTCGGAATATTTCGACTTCTTCGTGTTCGGCATCGCCTCGGTGCTGGTGTTCCCGAAGGTGTTCTTCCCCTTCGCCGAGCCGCTCACGGGCACGCTGTACGCCTTCGCCATCTTCGCGCTCGCCTTCGTCGCCCGCCCGCTCGGGTCGATCTTCTTCATGTGGATCCACAAGCGGCACGGGCGCGGGGTGAAGCTCACCCTCGCCCTGTTCCTGCTCGGCGGCTCGACCGCCGCGATCAGCTTCCTGCCGAGCTACGACTCGATCGGCGCCGTCGCCATCGAGCTGCTCGCGGTGCTGCGCGTGGCGCAGGGCTTCGCGCTCGGCGGCGCCTGGGACGGGATGGCCTCGCTGCTGGCCCTCAACGCCCCCCGGGAGCGCCGCGGCTGGTACGCGATGATCCCGCAGCTCGGCGCGCCGATCGGCTTCATGGTGGCGAGCGCCCTGTTCGCCTTTTTCGTCGTCAACCTCACCGAGGCCGACTTCACCGATTGGGGCTGGCGCTTCCCCTTCTTCTGCGCCTTCACCATCAACGTCGTGGCCCTGTTCGCCCGTCTCCGGCTCGTCGCGACGCCGGAATTCACCCGGCTCCTCGACAAGGGCCGCCTGGAGCCCGTCGGCATCGTCGACCTCGCCCGCCATCACGCGCTCGACGTGTGGATCGGCGCCTTCGTGCCGCTGGCGAGCTTCGCCCTGTTCCACCTCGTGACGATCTTCCCGATCGCCTGGCTCGCCCTGTCGAGCGACCGCTCGGCGGGCGACTTCCTGATGGTGCAGTTCTCCGGCGCCATGGTCTGCGCCGGCGCGGTGGCCGCCTCGGGCCTGATCGCCGACCGGATCGGACGGCGCAACGTGCTGCTCGTCAGCGCCGGGCTGATCGCCGTGTTCGCCTGCGGCAGCATCCTGGCGCCGCTGATCTTCGGCGAGAACGCCATCGGCCAGACCATCTACGTCAATATCGGCTTCATGCTGCTCGGCCTGTCCTACGGTCAGACCGCCGGCGCCGTGACCTCGCGGCTCGGCGCGCGCTACCGCTACACCGGCGCGGCGCTCACCTCCGACCTCGCTTGGCTGTTCGGCGCGGGGTTCGCGCCCCTCGTGGTGCTGTACCTCTCCACCGAGTACGGCCTCGCCATGGTCGGCGTGTATCTGCTCTCGGGTGCGCTGGCGACGCTGCTCGCGCTCGCCCTCGACCGCTCCGAGATGCGCCAGATGTGA
- a CDS encoding efflux RND transporter permease subunit, with the protein MKDFNLSDWALGHRSLVWFLMLVCLVAGVMAYSRLGREEDPPFAIKTMVVQASWPGATIKDTLDQVTDRIEKELQQINALDYVRSYTTPGQATVFVQFRDTTRKEEIQPAFYQVRKRLGDIQHTFPQGVQGPAFNDEFGDVYGNVYAFTADGLTHRQLRDYVEGVRTEILKVPNIGKTLLMGVQGETIDLDFSTRKLAGYGIDIQALIKALQSQNAVAASGVVQAGPERVSLRVSGQFTSEASLRDVNLRFNDRFFRLADVAEISRGYEDPPAAMFRVGGKPAIGLAIAMRPNANLLKFGEDLKARMHVVEGKLPIGVGIHLVSDQPKIVEEAVGGFTKALVEAVVIVLAVSFVSLGLRAGLVVAVSIPLVLAIVFVVMQVMGVTLQRISLGALIIALGLLVDDAMITVEMMVARLELGDSLKKAATFAYTSTAFPMLTGTLVTVAGFLPIGFNGSSAGEYTYSLFVVIAASLLISWVVAVLFAPLIGVTILPKAMKHHAERQGLFTRAFMAVLRVAMRLRWITVASCVVLMGLAVVGMGHVQQQFFPSSDRSEVLVDLTLPQNATITETRAQMDRFEAHLKGDPDIERWSSYVGQGAVRFYLPLDQQLANAFFGQIVIVTKSLEVRDQVIRRLLNIGRHDFVGTDVLVQPLNLGPPVGRPIQYRLSGPDVQEVRRLALKLADVVAGDKRLAVPTFDWNEPGKVLRVEILQDKARQLGVTSQDIAGILNGVVGGQAITQVRDSIYLVNVVGRARTVERTSLDTLQSLQVALSNGSVVPILAFARIDYDLEQPIVWRRNRVPTVTVRTTIIDATQPPTIVAALKPAIDAYAKALPEGYTLATGGAVEEAGKGQGPIAAVVPVMLLVMALFLMIQLQSFQKLFLVFSVAPLGLIGVVPALLLFDKPMGFVAILGILALIGIIVRNAVILVSQIEECEAEGLGPWDAVVEATRHRMRPILLTAAAASLGLIPIAREVFWGPMAYAMIGGILAATGLTLLFLPALYVGWYRIEAPPRGAAVESRAAGH; encoded by the coding sequence GTGAAGGACTTCAACCTCTCCGACTGGGCGCTCGGCCACCGTTCGCTGGTCTGGTTCCTGATGCTCGTCTGCCTGGTCGCCGGCGTGATGGCCTATTCGCGGCTCGGCCGCGAGGAGGACCCGCCCTTCGCCATCAAGACCATGGTGGTCCAGGCGAGCTGGCCCGGCGCCACGATCAAGGACACCCTCGATCAGGTCACCGACCGGATCGAGAAGGAGTTGCAGCAGATCAACGCCCTCGACTACGTCAGGAGCTACACCACGCCCGGACAGGCGACGGTGTTCGTGCAGTTCCGCGACACGACGCGCAAGGAGGAGATCCAGCCCGCCTTCTACCAAGTGAGGAAGCGGCTGGGCGACATCCAGCACACCTTCCCGCAAGGGGTGCAGGGGCCGGCCTTCAACGACGAGTTCGGCGACGTCTACGGCAACGTCTACGCCTTCACCGCCGACGGCCTGACCCACCGGCAGTTGCGCGACTACGTCGAGGGCGTGCGCACCGAGATCCTCAAGGTGCCCAACATCGGCAAGACCCTGCTGATGGGCGTGCAGGGCGAGACGATCGATCTCGATTTCTCGACCCGCAAGCTCGCGGGCTACGGCATCGACATCCAGGCGCTGATCAAGGCGCTGCAATCGCAGAACGCGGTGGCCGCCTCCGGCGTGGTCCAGGCCGGCCCCGAGCGCGTCTCCCTGCGGGTGAGCGGCCAGTTCACCTCGGAAGCGTCGCTGCGCGACGTCAACCTGCGCTTCAACGACCGCTTCTTCCGCCTCGCCGACGTCGCCGAGATCTCCCGCGGCTACGAGGATCCGCCCGCGGCGATGTTCCGCGTCGGCGGCAAGCCGGCGATCGGGCTCGCCATCGCCATGCGCCCCAACGCCAACCTCCTCAAGTTCGGCGAGGATCTGAAGGCGCGCATGCACGTCGTCGAGGGCAAGCTGCCCATCGGCGTCGGCATCCACCTCGTCTCCGACCAGCCCAAGATCGTGGAGGAAGCGGTCGGCGGCTTCACCAAGGCGCTGGTCGAGGCGGTCGTCATCGTGCTGGCGGTGAGCTTCGTCAGCCTCGGGCTTCGCGCCGGCCTCGTCGTCGCGGTCTCGATCCCGCTGGTGCTCGCCATCGTCTTCGTGGTCATGCAGGTGATGGGCGTCACCCTCCAGCGCATCTCGCTCGGCGCCCTCATCATCGCGCTGGGGCTCCTCGTGGACGACGCGATGATCACCGTCGAGATGATGGTGGCCCGGCTCGAACTCGGCGACAGCCTCAAGAAGGCGGCGACCTTCGCCTACACCTCCACCGCCTTCCCGATGCTCACCGGCACGCTGGTGACGGTGGCGGGCTTCCTGCCGATCGGCTTCAACGGCTCTTCCGCCGGCGAGTACACCTACTCGCTGTTCGTGGTGATCGCCGCCTCGCTCCTGATCTCCTGGGTGGTCGCGGTGCTGTTCGCGCCGCTCATCGGCGTGACCATCCTGCCCAAGGCCATGAAGCACCATGCCGAGCGGCAGGGCCTGTTCACCCGTGCCTTCATGGCGGTGCTGCGCGTCGCGATGCGGCTGCGCTGGATCACGGTTGCGTCCTGCGTGGTCCTGATGGGTCTGGCGGTGGTCGGGATGGGGCACGTGCAGCAGCAGTTCTTCCCGTCCTCCGACCGCTCCGAGGTGCTGGTCGACCTGACGCTGCCGCAGAACGCCACCATCACCGAGACGCGGGCGCAGATGGACCGCTTCGAGGCGCATCTGAAGGGCGACCCCGACATCGAGCGCTGGAGTTCCTACGTCGGCCAGGGCGCGGTGCGCTTCTACCTGCCGCTGGACCAGCAGCTCGCCAACGCCTTCTTCGGGCAGATCGTGATCGTCACGAAGTCGCTGGAGGTCCGCGATCAGGTGATCCGGCGGCTGCTGAACATCGGCCGGCACGACTTCGTCGGCACCGACGTGCTGGTGCAGCCGCTCAATCTCGGCCCCCCCGTGGGGCGCCCGATCCAGTACCGCCTGTCCGGGCCCGACGTGCAGGAGGTGCGCCGCCTCGCGCTCAAGCTCGCCGACGTGGTCGCGGGCGACAAGCGCCTCGCCGTGCCGACCTTCGACTGGAACGAGCCCGGCAAGGTGCTGCGCGTCGAGATCCTTCAGGACAAGGCGCGCCAGCTCGGCGTCACCAGCCAGGACATCGCCGGCATCCTCAACGGCGTCGTCGGCGGTCAGGCGATCACGCAGGTGCGCGATTCGATCTACCTCGTGAACGTGGTCGGCCGGGCCCGCACCGTCGAGCGCACCTCGCTCGACACGCTCCAGAGCCTTCAGGTCGCCCTCTCCAACGGCTCGGTCGTGCCGATCCTGGCGTTTGCCAGGATCGACTACGACCTCGAACAGCCGATCGTCTGGCGCCGCAACCGGGTGCCGACGGTGACGGTGCGCACCACCATCATCGACGCGACCCAGCCTCCCACGATCGTCGCCGCCCTGAAGCCCGCCATCGACGCCTACGCGAAGGCGCTGCCGGAGGGCTACACGCTGGCGACCGGCGGCGCGGTCGAGGAGGCCGGCAAGGGCCAGGGGCCGATCGCCGCGGTGGTGCCGGTGATGCTGCTCGTCATGGCGCTGTTCCTGATGATCCAGCTCCAGAGCTTCCAGAAGCTTTTTCTGGTGTTTTCCGTCGCCCCCCTCGGCCTGATCGGCGTGGTCCCGGCGCTCCTGCTGTTCGACAAGCCGATGGGCTTCGTGGCGATCCTCGGCATCCTGGCGCTGATCGGCATCATCGTGCGCAACGCCGTGATCCTGGTGAGCCAGATCGAGGAATGCGAGGCGGAAGGGCTCGGGCCCTGGGACGCCGTGGTCGAGGCCACCCGCCACCGCATGCGGCCGATCCTGCTGACGGCGGCGGCCGCCAGCCTCGGCCTGATCCCGATCGCCCGCGAGGTGTTCTGGGGGCCGATGGCCTACGCGATGATCGGCGGCATCCTGGCGGCGACGGGGCTGACGCTCCTGTTCCTGCCCGCCCTCTATGTCGGCTGGTACCGGATCGAGGCGCCGCCGCGGGGCGCGGCGGTCGAAAGCCGCGCCGCGGGCCACTGA